The Setaria viridis chromosome 2, Setaria_viridis_v4.0, whole genome shotgun sequence DNA window AAGTCGCTAAACTAAAGCAAGTATCTCAATGCTATTTTGTTCTATAACTTCTCTTCGAAACTGAGGTATCAGTGTATGAATTTCTGAAAGTTTGAACCTTGCCTCAAGAACTTCATCATTGTGATCAGTCAAGACAACCTTTTTGCAGAAACGGCTGCACAATATGCCAGTAATACCTAGAACAAGTCACAACATAATCAGCTTTAATATGATCACAAATTGAAGGGGACATGACAGGGAATTCTCTCACCAATTCCAGATCCCAACTCGATAACTGAGCATTCCTTCACAGTTTCAGGGTGTTCAGATAGATAGTTGTTCATCAGGACTGCACCTGGCCATACTAACTGTCCAGTAAGGTCATAATCAGCTGCACCAATTATTAGAACGTATGTAAGTGGCGCTTCCATGGCAAGGAATCAACAATAACTGGCATCATGTTCTGTGAAGAATCTACCAACACAACTAATGTGGTGTTTTTGAATGGAACAGGTGGAATGGAACTCGGGTATAGCATGCCATGATTTTTCCTTATCTTGACGTCTGTCTATAAAGAAGGCATGAAGGGATCAAATAAGACATAGCAGTCACCTAGTGACAGGAATTCACAATTGTATCCTTCATTTGTTGGATCATGAGGAATGTGAGCCTTTTGGTGTCCTCATGTCACGTACTAGATAACTAGAATATCAGGAAGGATTCTCATATAAGGTAGGCAAAAGTGGTCCTATATCACATGATTGTGTAATGAACACCCAACGTTGCTGCTACGAAAGCCCAaataggaaaatgaaaaaaacacCTGTCACAACAATATTTCCAAGCTGAATGTGTTCAACCATTTATCCCAGATTTTCACTGCATACTGACTAAGTTTTTTTCATATAGTTGTGGAATTTATTTGTCATACATTAAGTAAAACAAACTAAGTAGGCATGACACATGCTCGTGCTACATAACCATGTGCGTGCAATGGACTAACAACTGATTCAGTTAATGAAATAACAAGGACATATCCCCCAAAACTGCAGGACCAAACAGAATAGTAGTTTTGCAGAAGCCGATACCAAACCGTAAGCATGGTTATCCAGCAATCACTAGCTCCACAGTTCAAGCCGAAGTAGATTTCCCTAGATGATCTAGTAATCACTAACAGTCATCCTTTCAGCAATATATTAAACTACCAATTGACCAGTAGTACACCTTCACCACCCATTTTCCAGAGCACAAAAGATTACTTAGCAAGAAAGAAGTGTAGGACGAGCAAGAAGTACTAACTGGAAGCGGCCCGGAGGCATAGGAGGTGTAACTCATGGGCACCGAAGGTGAAGGTCGTCATCTCGTAGCTGCCGACATCGACGAACCCAGCAAACGAAATCAATCGTCAGTAGTCAGTTCGCCACCACCACGCCAACGAACAGAACAAACAGACGGGCAGCGAACGACGCGCGTACCTGCGGTCGACGAAGAAGGACGGATCCAGGCAGACGATatcgtcctcctcttcctcctcctcccgcttcctCGGGCTGCCGGAGTCCGCCatcgctcgccgcgctcctcgccgccgccgtctctacAACTGGACTGGAGACTGAAGAGGTCGCCGCGGCGTCCAACCAAACCTTAACCCGCTTGTTGGATTGGGCTGATTCATCGTGTTGTTGGACCATGGGCTCAGAGCCTGAACAAATGGCCGTTTTGGAAATGGGCCAATACAGATCAAACAAATTGTCTGTGATGGGCCGACCCTTTCTTATTGTGTCAGGCCCGGCCTGCGAGGAACGTTCTAGACGCCACCGGAGAGGCCGAAGCACGTTGCGGCGCGGCGCACGATCTCCCAGGGCCAGTTCCGTAATTTTCCACTGCGCCAGCGTCGGGCcataaaaccctaaacccccgGGCGGAAGGGGACCGGTTGGTGGTGAGGCGAAGGAGCGCGTCGTGGAAGCTTCGAGCTTTTTGGCTTGctgcgcaagaagaagaagagaaggcgGCGATGGCGAAGAGGCTGCTCCCGTCGCTGAACCGGGTGCTGGTGGAGAAGCTGGTGCAGCCCAAGAAGACAGCcggcggcatcctcctcccggaGACGTCCAAGCAGGTACTCGCACGCCTGGCCTTGCCCCATCCTGTCCCCGTCTCCACTGCTGCTTGGAGTAGCGTATAGTAGATTGAGTTTCCGGGGATATTGTGTGCGGGATTTTAGATTATGGTGTCAGGCAATGTTTTCCGCACCGTGACTTGGCGAACAGACAGCGGGTGCAGGTTGTGCGATCTGGATCGCATTTGTAGGTTGCCACTAGTCGGATAAAATTGGTTCTGATTGTGCTGTGATTAGGTCGGGTGATTCAGATTGCTCAGGCTGCAATTCTTAAAAATTGTGTTACCTGAGCTATAAGAATTTGATTGGGCAAGTAGGCATCTAATGTATTTCGACAAAGGGtcaatttttgtttttgtttgcaCTTTTCAATTTCAATTAGCATGCTATAAGGCTAGTTACAATTTTACACTGTTCTTTCCCATTGACTCTGACCACGTTGCCTCCAGGGATAAGGTGTGTATGTATCCAATTGAGTTAAGCTAAAGTTTGAAGTGTGGTGTCAATCCTTTACCTGACAATTATTCTATGCGAATAGCCATCTGGTGTGTTTTGTTGAAAGATTGGTTTTTATTAATTATTTAAGATTTCAAATGCTAGATCGCTAGTTGCAATTTCACGCTGTTATTTTCCCATTGGTGCTGATGAATGATCCCATAATTAGGGTGTGTTTTGAGCTGGAGTAACAAGTTATGCTATCAATTTGACATGTAGAATCAATGCCTGGCTTGACAATGTTTGCTCTGGTTGCAGCTGAACGCTGCCAAAGTGGTGGCTGTTGGCCCTGGCGAGCGTGACAGGGAAGGCAAGCTGATCCCTGTTGCTCTGAAGGAAGGTGACACTGTTCTCCTGCCTGAGTATGGTGGAACTGAAGTCAAGCTTGCTGCTGATAAAGAGTAAGTTAATCATTTTCTTTTGTAGCTGTAAATGCCTAAATGGTTTCCTGCATTTCTACAGTCTGTTTAATCTCTCAATTAAACACCATAATGTCCAAATCGTCATGGTACATGGAAAATTTATATCTTAATAGTGCTTACCTGTTTTCTGAAATTGTATAGATGTGCTAAACGGACGCAACTATGATAGGGAATCATGATATTTGTTATCTTAATTGTATCAATGCCGTGACTGTGATGCTGTTAAATGTGTTGCTTGACATTGTGTCTGTCATAAACCACGTGTGCAAATTTAGACTCCTGATTCTCCACTGTTTAGCATCTTTGTAACTAGATTACATATATTTCTCCTTATAACCTCTGAGTGGAAACTGGCAACATATTCTGTTATTCGCATTAATTCATGGGTTCTCTTTTTCTGTTTTGTGCTCTAACATGCTACTGCTGAAAAAATTTCAGGTACCTCCTCTTCAGAGAGCCTGACATCTTGGGTACACTTGTGGACTGATTTTAGACAATCCGTGAACCCATCACTAGCGGTGCTAGTGTGAGAGATGCTTAGGATTTGATGCCATGAAACAATGCTTGAGAAATTCACGTGATGATGTCATAGAATTTTGTGGTGGAACATCGTGAACTGGATAACATTGTTGCTTATTTCTGTTGAGATGAGTAAACTTCACCATCTGAAGTGGTGACAATAATTTGTTCCGCTCCATGTCCCTGCTTCCAATGTTTTTGTTGAATGTTCATTGGATGGATTGCTGCTACTTTCGTTATCCTTTGCACAAAATATCGAAGGCATTCGTGTTTCTATTTGAGTGTTGACTTAATTCTATGGTTAGGAAGTTGGGTGATGTGACCCGCGAGTTGCTGCATATAGGCATTCCAGATAATTCGCAATTTGCCAATAGCGTAGCAACCTTAACATGTTTTAGATATATTTCTCACCGCCTTCTTTGTTCTTAAGCAGCCTTAGCATGCACAAATGTTCATGTGATCACAGATATAAGTTAAATTTACATAAATTGAAGTTATTAGATTTATGATTATAACGGAGAATACATTTGCAGTACACaactttttccattttataaattataatttaaGAAATATTGTTAGTAAAAAAATGTCATGCGATGTCCTCTTTTTATTTGGTTATACTACTGTGTCAAGAGTTACACTGCCGATAAGCAAGTTTCGTATTGATGGCTCAAAACGTATGAGAAAATTGGTAAGCCTGATTCAAATGTACTATTAGCAGAATACAGGCTCAAACTTGAATGTGGATGTTGGGGACACCGGACACCTGACTCATGGATGCTCTTGGTGTCAGAATGTGGAGGTTTTTGATATACCGTGTCCCCGATTCTAGGGAAATTCGAGGTTCAACAACTCCAAACGCACGAGCTGAACTGAGATATGGCCTCTTTTGGTGGTAGGAATGAAGAATAAAACAAGCCAAAAAATGTAGCCAAGAATAGTTTTTTATTGTAATTGTTACCAATAAGTGACATCTACTGTCTGCACACAAGACAGCTGATCAAAGTTTCCCAACGATCAAAGGCTCAATTACATCATTGGCACCCGCGAAACTTCGAGCAGCATCTGTCTATTGTTCCATCATCAGCTCTCATACGCACTCAGAAACTTCTTAGCAGCATCCAGATTCAGCTCTTTGTAAACCTGCCCACATATGGAACAATCCGATCAATTCAGTTTTCAGTTTGTTTGAATATAGATGTTGGTATTAAATTGGCGAATGGGGCAAGTCAGTACAAGTTTTTCATGAGCTTCTTCAAATGCCTTACAGAAGAACTCTGCCTTCGTTGCTCCAATCTGCAAAAGTGGGTGGCAAAACTGTTAAACCACAAAAACATATTTTTGAGTTCAACCGATACTAATCAATGCACTAGAAGATACAATCCATACAACACTACTAAAAGAAAGGTGACAAGTCATAATATGGtattcaagaatcaagatagtTGTTGTAGTACTGATACTATTACCGACATCAAATGGTAGGCTAATCTAAGTCTTCATGCAAGAAACTAGGAAGATACAATACTAATTCATGGCTATTTTATCAAACTTCTAAAATGTATTTGCCAATTCCTGACTAGACACAGAATGTAAAGCTCTACTAGTGGCAAAACTGGTTTTATGCCATCAAATTTTCCCTACACTAGGAGGCAGGAGCAGACATATGGATGAGTAGAAAAATGGTTAGTTACTGTTATCACTTTTCTATTTTGTATGTTTCGccaacaaaataataatggaAAAGAACATATTGCCCTTTGACAGCCTGTACAAAAAGTTGTCATTGCTAGCCAATGCTTGGATAATATTTCTCTCAACCCTTGGCCACTCAGAACATCTGTGGTGCTCCACCAGCATATATAAAGACACAGTTCACAACTTCAGTGATGAGCAAAGAACATGGGGGGTGATACAAAGGAGTAGGATAGCAGCAATTGGCTTCAATTGAACTAAAGCATGGTCTTAGTGGAGACGTTAACGAGATGTTAATAGCAATGTGACAGAAGTGGTATTTCCCATGAAGTTTGGGTCATTCTGGTGATACTGAACCAACAAGATTCAGTGGAGTATTTCAAATTTTGGAGATTATGATAACGTGGATCAATTGTTTTGTGCCTTAATTTATTGTACCTAATATAGTAGACCTAAAACACATATAACATTACTCAATGCAGTTTAAGACATTTCAACATCTTATTGAGTTGCTGGCTTCCTCATACTGGGGAAAATATACATACCTTTTTCTCAGCAGCCATCTTCAACTTCTGCATAAACAGATCTGTTCGACATGCAAGAAAATTAGTCACTATATCACTCTATTATGGCATATTGGAACATAATTGGATCTATTCTCTAATTGTTATTGGGGTGcagcacaaaaaaaaattgtgtccTCTGCCATTACAACAATGCAAAAGTTATCATTGCCCTTCATATACACCATTCATTTCATTCGACGAGCAGTTACTAATGCCCCAAttcatattaaaaaaatgagTAGCCAACCTAGAGAAAAATTATGTCACTCAGCAATCAACACTGGAAGCACATCTCAAAACCAATTTATTCCATTCTCCTATTCATCCATACGCCTGCATTGCGGAGCTGTGCTTAACTGCTCGCTcctttccatatttttctgacATGCAAGAGACAGTATTAACTATTAAGCATGCAGTGGCTTCTATGGAGATTTCCCAGATGATTTCTATGGTGCTATGGCTTCCATCAATGCCTCAGTATGGCTGTGCAATTGAGTGTGCACAAGCTTCAAAGCTATATAAAGTTGCAGCTGTGCAAGGTGTATCATGTGTGAATCAAATCGTGTTTTAGTAAATGATGGGTTGTTGATTGTGTATTGAATTGTTGAATGAGTTATGGAAAAGATGTTTAATTGGGTTTTAAGCAGTCATCGTTATCAACGTTACAGTTAATTGCTAATAGGGAGGCAAATCCCATGAAGAAGATTGTGTATTCATAATGGATCATGGATAACAAGAATTGCAGCCAAAGAGGACAGTCGATGGTGCAGAGCATATGCTTACCCTAAGGTTAATAGGGATGCAGGATTGTGTATTCATAATGGATCATGGATAACAAGAATTGCAGCCAAAGAGGACAGTCGATGGTGCAGAGCATATGCTTATCCTAAGGTTAATAGGGATGCAGGATCACAAATAACTGCTATTGCCCATTGGATTCAAGTGAAAAGGGATGAAGAGCAAATGGCAGCCTTTGCCTCTAACCTCTACACTGATAATTGCAGAGGATAGACTTCCAGCATAAGGACACAGTTGTACATGGCAGATTCTGGTTTAGCAATAATTTTTTGTCTAAATTTGTTGAGATGAGCAGCAACTATTAGCTTACATACCTTCTGCTCCAGATAAATCCTTTTTATTGCCCTTTGTTGCCTCCTGAACCTGTGATTGCTGTCTGGTGCCTCTACTTGATGTTCCAGGCTCAGCCTACATTTGGCAAGAAAAGTTTGCATCAGCTTGTGGTCACAATAAGGTCTGCAAACAGGAAATAAGAACTAACCATATTTATTTCAGCTACTTCTGCAATGCGGCGTCTACCGCAAATGCTTACGATTCCATATATATTTACTTATATTACTGTGCTTATTTGCTACCTTTCAACCCACTTTTCTATCTAGATACATGCACAGCCCCGTTCCTCCATGTAAATCATCTCTCAACCACAACCCTTCAACTCAAATAGAAACAAACATTCATGGCATACATATAGCTCGATACAGAGATGGCATCATGGCAATGACTTGTCAATCTCTAACTGAAAGTTTTTAACTGATAAATGTCCAATTACATTAAGAGGCTAATAATAGCTGGTACTTAAACGGCAGGGGAAGCACAATTGCAGGGATGGCTACCAAGTCACACAATCTAAGACTAATATTAGCCTACTTATCTTGAGAGGCTAGACGCAACAGACTAAACTTGGAACTGCTTTTAGAAGCATTACAACTCTTCGGTATAAAATGTTAAAGAAGGAACCGTTTTTCATTCCAGGAAATTATTAtgtcaaagaaagaaaatgagcaATCCCCTTAACCCGAAAAAAGAGACTAGGCCGTTTCGGGCAGGATACAGTTCACTTCTTTTCTGTCTTCACTGCAAAGTACCAATATGCTATCGTCAATTTTTACATCCCCCACCCTCAGGCTTCAGGCCCTCTACCACAACTATTTCTGCAAACATCATGCTGATTTCAGAACCCGGACTGCACTTTGTCCAGTGCGCAACAGCTGTGTTGCAACAGGAGAAGAGATCGACGGAATCAAACGGCAGACGGATTCTGCTATCCCCCCTAATTCCCCAATCCAGTGCAACCATACAAGCACTGAAGCACGCCGGCACAAGCAACCGCCAATTGACGGACGCCAAAACCCAGAATTGGGAGGCCCGTCCCCGAACCAAAACCCTTAATCCCGCCGAGATCCACCTAAGCAGCACAGGCACACCGATCGCCCCTCGTgttggggaaaacggagaggGTAGGGGGCtggaaagaggaggagagggcttaCGCAGTAGTCCCGGGACCGGACGACGGGGAAGAGCTCGAGCATGCGCCGGAACTCCTTCTCGTCCATGGTGAGTG harbors:
- the LOC117845979 gene encoding 10 kDa chaperonin, mitochondrial, translated to MAKRLLPSLNRVLVEKLVQPKKTAGGILLPETSKQLNAAKVVAVGPGERDREGKLIPVALKEGDTVLLPEYGGTEVKLAADKEYLLFREPDILGTLVD
- the LOC117845978 gene encoding uncharacterized protein; protein product: MDEKEFRRMLELFPVVRSRDYCAEPGTSSRGTRQQSQVQEATKGNKKDLSGAEDLFMQKLKMAAEKKIGATKAEFFCKAFEEAHEKLVYKELNLDAAKKFLSAYES